One region of Amphiprion ocellaris isolate individual 3 ecotype Okinawa chromosome 9, ASM2253959v1, whole genome shotgun sequence genomic DNA includes:
- the LOC111572932 gene encoding transcription factor E2F3 isoform X3: MEILAKRRLALDDSDHQYQSEPARTPRGRGGSSAANGARLKTPRSKKQTATRGLRTSSPKSPPEKTRYDTSLGLLTKKFVDLLAQSSDGVLDLNLAAETLQVQKRRLYDITNVLEGIHLIKKKSKNNIQWMGCSLLEVEGTLTQRQRLTAEVSALGEEEQKLEQLIQRCSLDMRHMSDLAGNQKYSYVTYQDIKQLGNLRDQTVIVVKAPTDTKLEVPDPDESLSIHLTSTKGPIEVLLCPDEENDPRSPIKNGNTDINGNSPFLKVVQDPSCTAPAPTPFLSPPPSSSAVSVTTLSPISSPYTSLLQQTEDQIPASLGPFLNLGPPLLDQDDYLLGLGDDQGISDLFDACDFDKMPSLGLDDLLCS, translated from the exons ATGGAAATATTG GCCAAAAGGCGGTTGGCGCTCGATGATTCAGACCACCAGTACCAGTCAGAACCAGCCAGAACTCCACGAGGCCGAGGAGGCAGCTCAGCGGCCAACGGGGCTCGGTTAAAGACACCCAGAAGTAAGAAGCAGACGGCTACGAGAGGCCTTCGGACATCCT CGCCCAAATCTCCTCCAGAGAAGACGCGATATGACACATCTTTGGGCCTGTTAACGAAAAAGTTTGTCGACCTTCTTGCTCAGTCTTCTGACGGTGTTCTGGACCTAAATCTTGCTGCTGAAACCTTACAG GTACAGAAAAGACGCCTTTATGATATCACCAATGTGCTAGAAGGAATCCACCTCATCAAGAAGAAATCGAAGAATAACATTCAGTGGAT GGGCTGCAGTCTGCTGGAGGTAGAGGGAACACTGACCCAGAGACAAAGACTGACGGCTGAAGTTTCTGCACTCGGTGAAGAAGAGCAGAAACTCGAGCAGCTGATCCAGAGATGCAGCCTGGATATGAGGCACATGAGCGATTTGGCAGGCAACCAGAA ATATTCTTATGTAACATACCAAGACATCAAACAGCTGGGAAACCTCCGAGATCAGACTGTGATTGTCGTCAAAGCGCCCACAGACACCAAACTGGAAGTTCCAGATCCTGATGAG AGTTTGTCCATCCACCTAACCAGCACCAAGGGTCCGATAGAAGTCCTGCTGTGTCCAGACGAGGAGAACGACCCCAGGAGTCCAATAAAAAACGGAAACACAGATATTAATGGGAACTCGCCTTTCCTCAAAGTAGTTCAAG ATCCCAGCTGCACAGCTCCTGCTCCgactcccttcctctctccacctcccTCTTCCTCAGCCGTCTCCGTCACCACTCTCTCCCCCATCTCGTCCCCGTACACCAGCCTCCTCCAGCAGACAGAAGATCAGATCCCTGCTTCTCTGGGGCCTTTCCTAAACCTCGGGCCTCCTCTTCTGGACCAAGATGATTACCTTCTAGGTTTGGGAGATGATCAGGGAATTAGCGACTTGTTTGATGCCTGTGACTTTGATAAGATGCCTTCACTGGGTCTGGATGATCTCCTGtgcagctag
- the mboat1 gene encoding lysophospholipid acyltransferase 1, protein MAEPAFKTTGSKWLLPVSELLGFPLDQVNFLACQLFALCAAFWFRLYLSPRHANPLVRHAVATLLGIAFLIFCFGWYSAHILTVVFANYLIIINSDINNVHKYSMLTAMGYLTVCQVSRVFIFNYGILSTDFSGPLMIVTQKITTLAFQLHDGMCKKPEQLTSEQKLMAINVRPSLIEYLSYNLNFLSILVGPCSNYKDYTDFIEGRHISRRLRLHSGTCNGQNGYDKTPEPSPTDSVCRKLLVCSGCMLFFLTVTRSLPIKYNVDPDFVSRASFLTRLTYAFFSIQAARPKFYFAWTLADAVNNAAGYGFLGMDENGKPSWDLISNLNIIGIETATSFKTFIDNWNIRTGIWLKTVCYDRAPKHRLALTFILSALWHGVYPGYYFTFLTAIPITVAARAVRKSVRHLFLGSRVLKSGYDILTWAATQFAICYTVMPFLLLAVDDTLVYYRSMYFHVHIISILAAVALHRRHKPREPSASSAPCSAQCQPVHSNNNDKVD, encoded by the exons ATGGCCGAGCCGGCGTTCAAAACCACCGGATCCAAGTGGCTGCTGCCCGTCAGTGAGCTGCTGGGTTTCCCTCTGGACCAG GTGAATTTTCTGGCCTGCCAGCTGTTTGCTCTCTGTGCTGCCTTCTGGTTCCGTCTCTACCTCAGTCCTCGACATGCCAACCCTCTGGTCCGACACGCCGTGGCCACGCTGCTGGGCATCGCTTTTCTCATCTTCTGCTTCGGATG GTACTCGGCTCACATTCTGACTGTGGTGTTTGCAAACTACTTGATCATTATCAACAGTGATATCAACAATGTCCACAA GTATTCCATGCTGACCGCTATGGGCTACCTGACAGTATGCCAAGTGAGCCGAGTCTTCATCTTCAACTATGGGATTCTTTCCACGGACTTCTCTGG ACCTTTGATGATTGTCACCCAAAAGATCACCACTCTGGCCTTCCAGCTGCATGATG gtaTGTGTAAGAAACCCGAACAGCTGACGTCAGAGCAGAAGCTTATGGCCATAAA CGTGAGGCCTTCTCTCATCGAGTACCTGAGTTATAACCTGAACTTCCTGAGCATCTTGGTGGGGCCGTGCAGTAACTATAAGGATTATACAGACTTCATCGAGGGCCGACACATCAGCAGGAGGCTCAGGCTGCACTCTGGAACCTGTAATGGACAGAATGGATATGATAAGACTCCAGAACCGTCACCTACG GATTCTGTCTGTAGAAAGCTGCTGGTCTGCAGTGGCTGCATGCTCTTCTTCCTCACTGTGACTCGTTCTTTGCCGATAAAGTACAACGTCGACCCCGACTTCGTCAGCAGAGCCTCTTTCCTCACCAGGCTCACATACGCCTTCTTCTCCATACAAGCTGCGAGGCCCAAATTCTACTTTGCCTGGACACTAG CTGACGCAGTGAACAACGCTGCCGGTTATGGTTTCCTGGGGATGGATGAAAATGGAAAACCATCCTGGGACCTGATCAGCAACCTCAACATCATTGGGATCGAG ACAGCAACCAGCTTCAAGACCTTCATAGACAACTGGAATATTCGAACAGGAATTTGGCTCAAGAC GGTTTGTTACGACCGAGCGCCGAAGCACCGGCTGGCGTTGACCTTCATCCTGTCGGCTCTGTGGCACGGAGTTTATCCAGGATACTACTTCACCTTCCTCACTGCCATCCCTATCACTGTGGCTGCCAGAGCT GTGAGGAAGTCTGTTCGCCACCTCTTCCTTGGCTCCAGGGTTTTGAAGTCGGGTTACGACATCCTAACTTGGGCAGCCACTCAGTTCGCCATCTGCTACACCGTCATGCCTTTTCTGCTGCTCGCAGTCGATGACACTCTGGTTTATTACAG
- the LOC111572932 gene encoding transcription factor E2F3 isoform X2, which yields MRRGISSAPDKVILAGVGGSPLDNNIILTTLSDRLNPGQSNATYIQIITTPPPCNVTQTSSVCLSEPQVNNIYTTPQQAAANGAGQRPALGRPPAKRRLALDDSDHQYQSEPARTPRGRGGSSAANGARLKTPRTPKSPPEKTRYDTSLGLLTKKFVDLLAQSSDGVLDLNLAAETLQVQKRRLYDITNVLEGIHLIKKKSKNNIQWMGCSLLEVEGTLTQRQRLTAEVSALGEEEQKLEQLIQRCSLDMRHMSDLAGNQKYSYVTYQDIKQLGNLRDQTVIVVKAPTDTKLEVPDPDESLSIHLTSTKGPIEVLLCPDEENDPRSPIKNGNTDINGNSPFLKVVQDPSCTAPAPTPFLSPPPSSSAVSVTTLSPISSPYTSLLQQTEDQIPASLGPFLNLGPPLLDQDDYLLGLGDDQGISDLFDACDFDKMPSLGLDDLLCS from the exons ATGAGAAGAGGGATCTCCTCGGCTCCGGACAAAGTGATTTTAGCGGGGGTTGGGGGCTCTCCTCTGGACAATAATATCATTTTAACCACACTGTCGGATCGGTTAAACCCCGGACAGTCGAACGCGACGTATATCCAAATAATAACCACCCCACCGCCTTGCAACGTTACACAGACATCCAGTGTGTGTTTATCCGAGCCTCAGGTcaacaacatttacacaactcCACAACAAGCTGCAGCCAACGGAGCCGGACAACGACCCGCTCTGGGGAGACCTCCG GCCAAAAGGCGGTTGGCGCTCGATGATTCAGACCACCAGTACCAGTCAGAACCAGCCAGAACTCCACGAGGCCGAGGAGGCAGCTCAGCGGCCAACGGGGCTCGGTTAAAGACACCCAGAA CGCCCAAATCTCCTCCAGAGAAGACGCGATATGACACATCTTTGGGCCTGTTAACGAAAAAGTTTGTCGACCTTCTTGCTCAGTCTTCTGACGGTGTTCTGGACCTAAATCTTGCTGCTGAAACCTTACAG GTACAGAAAAGACGCCTTTATGATATCACCAATGTGCTAGAAGGAATCCACCTCATCAAGAAGAAATCGAAGAATAACATTCAGTGGAT GGGCTGCAGTCTGCTGGAGGTAGAGGGAACACTGACCCAGAGACAAAGACTGACGGCTGAAGTTTCTGCACTCGGTGAAGAAGAGCAGAAACTCGAGCAGCTGATCCAGAGATGCAGCCTGGATATGAGGCACATGAGCGATTTGGCAGGCAACCAGAA ATATTCTTATGTAACATACCAAGACATCAAACAGCTGGGAAACCTCCGAGATCAGACTGTGATTGTCGTCAAAGCGCCCACAGACACCAAACTGGAAGTTCCAGATCCTGATGAG AGTTTGTCCATCCACCTAACCAGCACCAAGGGTCCGATAGAAGTCCTGCTGTGTCCAGACGAGGAGAACGACCCCAGGAGTCCAATAAAAAACGGAAACACAGATATTAATGGGAACTCGCCTTTCCTCAAAGTAGTTCAAG ATCCCAGCTGCACAGCTCCTGCTCCgactcccttcctctctccacctcccTCTTCCTCAGCCGTCTCCGTCACCACTCTCTCCCCCATCTCGTCCCCGTACACCAGCCTCCTCCAGCAGACAGAAGATCAGATCCCTGCTTCTCTGGGGCCTTTCCTAAACCTCGGGCCTCCTCTTCTGGACCAAGATGATTACCTTCTAGGTTTGGGAGATGATCAGGGAATTAGCGACTTGTTTGATGCCTGTGACTTTGATAAGATGCCTTCACTGGGTCTGGATGATCTCCTGtgcagctag
- the LOC111572932 gene encoding transcription factor E2F3 isoform X4, giving the protein MEILAKRRLALDDSDHQYQSEPARTPRGRGGSSAANGARLKTPRTPKSPPEKTRYDTSLGLLTKKFVDLLAQSSDGVLDLNLAAETLQVQKRRLYDITNVLEGIHLIKKKSKNNIQWMGCSLLEVEGTLTQRQRLTAEVSALGEEEQKLEQLIQRCSLDMRHMSDLAGNQKYSYVTYQDIKQLGNLRDQTVIVVKAPTDTKLEVPDPDESLSIHLTSTKGPIEVLLCPDEENDPRSPIKNGNTDINGNSPFLKVVQDPSCTAPAPTPFLSPPPSSSAVSVTTLSPISSPYTSLLQQTEDQIPASLGPFLNLGPPLLDQDDYLLGLGDDQGISDLFDACDFDKMPSLGLDDLLCS; this is encoded by the exons ATGGAAATATTG GCCAAAAGGCGGTTGGCGCTCGATGATTCAGACCACCAGTACCAGTCAGAACCAGCCAGAACTCCACGAGGCCGAGGAGGCAGCTCAGCGGCCAACGGGGCTCGGTTAAAGACACCCAGAA CGCCCAAATCTCCTCCAGAGAAGACGCGATATGACACATCTTTGGGCCTGTTAACGAAAAAGTTTGTCGACCTTCTTGCTCAGTCTTCTGACGGTGTTCTGGACCTAAATCTTGCTGCTGAAACCTTACAG GTACAGAAAAGACGCCTTTATGATATCACCAATGTGCTAGAAGGAATCCACCTCATCAAGAAGAAATCGAAGAATAACATTCAGTGGAT GGGCTGCAGTCTGCTGGAGGTAGAGGGAACACTGACCCAGAGACAAAGACTGACGGCTGAAGTTTCTGCACTCGGTGAAGAAGAGCAGAAACTCGAGCAGCTGATCCAGAGATGCAGCCTGGATATGAGGCACATGAGCGATTTGGCAGGCAACCAGAA ATATTCTTATGTAACATACCAAGACATCAAACAGCTGGGAAACCTCCGAGATCAGACTGTGATTGTCGTCAAAGCGCCCACAGACACCAAACTGGAAGTTCCAGATCCTGATGAG AGTTTGTCCATCCACCTAACCAGCACCAAGGGTCCGATAGAAGTCCTGCTGTGTCCAGACGAGGAGAACGACCCCAGGAGTCCAATAAAAAACGGAAACACAGATATTAATGGGAACTCGCCTTTCCTCAAAGTAGTTCAAG ATCCCAGCTGCACAGCTCCTGCTCCgactcccttcctctctccacctcccTCTTCCTCAGCCGTCTCCGTCACCACTCTCTCCCCCATCTCGTCCCCGTACACCAGCCTCCTCCAGCAGACAGAAGATCAGATCCCTGCTTCTCTGGGGCCTTTCCTAAACCTCGGGCCTCCTCTTCTGGACCAAGATGATTACCTTCTAGGTTTGGGAGATGATCAGGGAATTAGCGACTTGTTTGATGCCTGTGACTTTGATAAGATGCCTTCACTGGGTCTGGATGATCTCCTGtgcagctag
- the LOC111572932 gene encoding transcription factor E2F3 isoform X1 has protein sequence MRRGISSAPDKVILAGVGGSPLDNNIILTTLSDRLNPGQSNATYIQIITTPPPCNVTQTSSVCLSEPQVNNIYTTPQQAAANGAGQRPALGRPPAKRRLALDDSDHQYQSEPARTPRGRGGSSAANGARLKTPRSKKQTATRGLRTSSPKSPPEKTRYDTSLGLLTKKFVDLLAQSSDGVLDLNLAAETLQVQKRRLYDITNVLEGIHLIKKKSKNNIQWMGCSLLEVEGTLTQRQRLTAEVSALGEEEQKLEQLIQRCSLDMRHMSDLAGNQKYSYVTYQDIKQLGNLRDQTVIVVKAPTDTKLEVPDPDESLSIHLTSTKGPIEVLLCPDEENDPRSPIKNGNTDINGNSPFLKVVQDPSCTAPAPTPFLSPPPSSSAVSVTTLSPISSPYTSLLQQTEDQIPASLGPFLNLGPPLLDQDDYLLGLGDDQGISDLFDACDFDKMPSLGLDDLLCS, from the exons ATGAGAAGAGGGATCTCCTCGGCTCCGGACAAAGTGATTTTAGCGGGGGTTGGGGGCTCTCCTCTGGACAATAATATCATTTTAACCACACTGTCGGATCGGTTAAACCCCGGACAGTCGAACGCGACGTATATCCAAATAATAACCACCCCACCGCCTTGCAACGTTACACAGACATCCAGTGTGTGTTTATCCGAGCCTCAGGTcaacaacatttacacaactcCACAACAAGCTGCAGCCAACGGAGCCGGACAACGACCCGCTCTGGGGAGACCTCCG GCCAAAAGGCGGTTGGCGCTCGATGATTCAGACCACCAGTACCAGTCAGAACCAGCCAGAACTCCACGAGGCCGAGGAGGCAGCTCAGCGGCCAACGGGGCTCGGTTAAAGACACCCAGAAGTAAGAAGCAGACGGCTACGAGAGGCCTTCGGACATCCT CGCCCAAATCTCCTCCAGAGAAGACGCGATATGACACATCTTTGGGCCTGTTAACGAAAAAGTTTGTCGACCTTCTTGCTCAGTCTTCTGACGGTGTTCTGGACCTAAATCTTGCTGCTGAAACCTTACAG GTACAGAAAAGACGCCTTTATGATATCACCAATGTGCTAGAAGGAATCCACCTCATCAAGAAGAAATCGAAGAATAACATTCAGTGGAT GGGCTGCAGTCTGCTGGAGGTAGAGGGAACACTGACCCAGAGACAAAGACTGACGGCTGAAGTTTCTGCACTCGGTGAAGAAGAGCAGAAACTCGAGCAGCTGATCCAGAGATGCAGCCTGGATATGAGGCACATGAGCGATTTGGCAGGCAACCAGAA ATATTCTTATGTAACATACCAAGACATCAAACAGCTGGGAAACCTCCGAGATCAGACTGTGATTGTCGTCAAAGCGCCCACAGACACCAAACTGGAAGTTCCAGATCCTGATGAG AGTTTGTCCATCCACCTAACCAGCACCAAGGGTCCGATAGAAGTCCTGCTGTGTCCAGACGAGGAGAACGACCCCAGGAGTCCAATAAAAAACGGAAACACAGATATTAATGGGAACTCGCCTTTCCTCAAAGTAGTTCAAG ATCCCAGCTGCACAGCTCCTGCTCCgactcccttcctctctccacctcccTCTTCCTCAGCCGTCTCCGTCACCACTCTCTCCCCCATCTCGTCCCCGTACACCAGCCTCCTCCAGCAGACAGAAGATCAGATCCCTGCTTCTCTGGGGCCTTTCCTAAACCTCGGGCCTCCTCTTCTGGACCAAGATGATTACCTTCTAGGTTTGGGAGATGATCAGGGAATTAGCGACTTGTTTGATGCCTGTGACTTTGATAAGATGCCTTCACTGGGTCTGGATGATCTCCTGtgcagctag